From Aristaeella lactis, the proteins below share one genomic window:
- the lspA gene encoding signal peptidase II has protein sequence MKRRKLTFWLIVAAVLVLDRITKELAPGIPAGGIMLIPGVIGLRYAENTGIAFSLLSGVPRLTGVLGLAVVAGGYVWLRTKDIAPFPTVALALMAGGALGNMADRLIRGFVPDMIETLFMNFPVFNIADSCLTVGCVLMMISLLCRPKDWAKL, from the coding sequence ATGAAAAGAAGGAAGTTAACATTCTGGCTGATTGTGGCCGCGGTGCTGGTGCTGGACAGGATCACAAAGGAACTGGCGCCGGGAATCCCGGCCGGGGGTATCATGCTGATCCCGGGGGTCATCGGACTACGGTACGCGGAAAACACGGGGATCGCCTTCTCCCTGCTGAGTGGTGTGCCGCGGCTGACAGGCGTCCTGGGGCTGGCGGTGGTGGCCGGCGGCTATGTGTGGCTGCGGACAAAAGACATCGCTCCTTTCCCGACAGTCGCGCTGGCCCTGATGGCCGGAGGCGCATTGGGCAACATGGCGGACCGGCTGATCCGGGGCTTTGTGCCGGATATGATCGAGACGCTTTTTATGAACTTTCCGGTGTTCAATATCGCGGACAGCTGCCTGACGGTGGGCTGTGTGCTGATGATGATCAGCCTGCTGTGCAGGCCTAAGGACTGGGCGAAGCTCTGA